One window of the Borrelia anserina Es genome contains the following:
- a CDS encoding BTA121 domain-containing protein surface lipoprotein — protein sequence MVKVKVKNYILFFLLLSMGCNNTDTGRFQDVALALSKGNLLGKSLVKMDLLTEGLLIEEGLFEKDVLKRELVEVDGGKSDLKKGTGENSVVKVDVGSKKVDAELEDDIELKIQNLLDEFKLSDQQRAIIMDLKCVLTDPSIGNDEGYKTYSREEFYDLLNHTGNANSSLMSKVTFVDSMTAYIMPIFYELREIEGFIEHMEDGERKQAFGDKLTLKLQRYQLGLKGCFTVQKDDSVYIRLLSNLYTYGNLLKGWFRDIKDDDASISEFEKIYAEMSVDEQEIIDYMRSVAMKNYTGFMKDRRYLYNHDEIGSYRLLVEFGATRLKKICDVLKVIVEARVAVANIKDRSSVLYLGLSGPLYHYMNGFAAYLKGVFNLSSSVDEMYTKILDSFDGDKFNLYNMVHVKERALAIIESEKEHGVI from the coding sequence ATGGTAAAGGTGAAAGTGAAGAATTACATTTTATTTTTTTTATTACTGTCAATGGGGTGTAATAACACAGATACAGGGAGATTTCAAGATGTTGCTTTAGCCCTGTCTAAAGGTAATCTTCTTGGGAAGAGTTTGGTTAAGATGGATTTATTGACAGAGGGCTTATTGATTGAAGAGGGCTTATTTGAAAAGGATGTGCTTAAAAGAGAACTAGTTGAAGTAGATGGTGGCAAGTCAGATTTAAAAAAAGGTACAGGAGAAAATTCAGTAGTCAAGGTTGATGTTGGATCGAAAAAGGTTGATGCTGAATTGGAAGACGATATAGAGCTTAAGATTCAAAATTTGCTAGACGAATTTAAGTTGTCAGATCAACAAAGAGCAATCATTATGGATTTAAAGTGTGTATTAACTGATCCTTCTATTGGTAATGATGAAGGTTATAAAACATATTCTAGAGAGGAGTTTTATGATTTGTTAAATCACACAGGTAATGCTAATTCTAGTTTAATGTCTAAAGTTACTTTTGTTGATTCAATGACAGCATATATTATGCCTATTTTCTATGAACTAAGAGAAATTGAGGGATTTATTGAGCATATGGAGGATGGAGAAAGAAAACAAGCATTCGGAGATAAGTTAACTTTGAAATTACAAAGATATCAATTAGGCTTAAAAGGGTGTTTTACTGTGCAAAAGGATGATTCTGTTTATATTAGGTTGCTTTCTAATCTTTATACCTATGGTAATTTATTGAAGGGCTGGTTTCGTGATATTAAAGATGATGATGCTTCAATCTCGGAGTTTGAAAAGATTTATGCAGAGATGTCTGTAGATGAGCAAGAAATAATTGATTATATGAGAAGTGTAGCAATGAAGAATTATACTGGTTTTATGAAGGATCGACGTTATCTCTATAATCATGATGAAATAGGGTCTTATCGCTTGTTAGTCGAGTTTGGTGCTACTAGGCTTAAAAAGATTTGCGATGTTCTTAAAGTAATAGTAGAAGCTAGAGTGGCTGTTGCTAATATTAAGGACAGATCAAGCGTGTTGTATCTAGGTCTGTCAGGGCCACTTTATCATTACATGAATGGATTTGCAGCATACCTAAAAGGGGTATTCAATCTCTCTAGTAGTGTTGATGAGATGTATACTAAGATTCTGGATTCTTTTGATGGGGATAAGTTTAATTTATATAATATGGTGCATGTTAAAGAAAGGGCTCTTGCTATTATAGAAAGTGAAAAGGAACACGGAGTTATATAG
- a CDS encoding DUF2634 domain-containing protein — MDIKIDNEFNIIFDNDLKIVDGVNEQKQRLFLYLKTPIGSLYNKNYGLNFNVFIKLLKIHREEDIKTFFANTLKTSNIDILNVRKTQEGKKITLEFFLAGETLSMEYKS, encoded by the coding sequence ATGGATATTAAAATAGATAATGAATTTAATATAATTTTTGATAATGATTTAAAAATAGTAGATGGAGTTAATGAGCAAAAACAAAGATTATTCTTATACCTAAAAACACCGATTGGTAGTCTTTATAACAAAAATTATGGACTTAACTTTAATGTCTTCATAAAACTATTAAAGATACACAGAGAAGAAGATATTAAAACTTTCTTTGCAAATACCTTGAAAACCTCAAACATCGACATATTAAATGTTAGAAAAACACAAGAAGGTAAAAAAATAACATTAGAGTTTTTCCTAGCTGGAGAGACGCTAAGTATGGAATATAAATCATGA
- a CDS encoding DUF276 domain-containing protein (DUF276 is restricted to Borreliella and related spirochetes.), with product MKILFDKEIGILTKSIEEIQSIKKEILKKEYNISIKDNSIFDIINYPSSAIDMEIIKALNELFATLKEGGTYFKKLQASLSIPTSSTYEAIKQALLAIPEIEHANIISSAGTIEIYIIFTEQYTESRTIENEIDNATQIKIWKAIYYTAPSGTAFQGEIKLEFSNDNGQKKTYRFNLGKIKYAYLKVLYKTETEGIYKEIDRQIREIYKNIKQYKYKDMGISFRYQNFLSPVGLIKGIKNMRIGICIKEDSETKITKIKAPEFQFNTDVEIKENELISFDEHLRLIIDRE from the coding sequence ATGAAAATCCTATTCGACAAAGAAATTGGAATCCTCACAAAATCAATAGAAGAGATACAAAGCATAAAAAAAGAAATACTTAAAAAAGAATATAATATTTCAATCAAAGATAACTCAATATTTGACATAATAAATTACCCAAGTTCCGCAATCGATATGGAAATAATTAAAGCTTTAAACGAACTATTTGCAACACTTAAAGAAGGGGGAACATATTTTAAAAAATTACAAGCATCCCTAAGCATACCAACAAGTTCGACTTATGAAGCAATAAAACAAGCACTTCTAGCAATTCCAGAAATAGAACATGCAAATATCATAAGCTCAGCAGGAACAATTGAAATTTATATTATATTTACTGAACAATACACAGAAAGTAGAACTATTGAAAATGAAATCGACAATGCAACACAAATAAAAATCTGGAAAGCAATATATTACACTGCTCCCAGTGGCACAGCATTTCAAGGTGAAATAAAACTTGAGTTTTCAAACGATAATGGACAAAAAAAGACATACAGATTTAACTTAGGAAAAATCAAATACGCATATTTAAAAGTACTATACAAAACTGAAACAGAGGGAATATACAAAGAAATAGACAGACAAATAAGAGAAATTTACAAAAACATTAAACAATATAAATATAAAGATATGGGAATCTCATTTAGATACCAAAATTTTCTAAGCCCTGTAGGCCTAATTAAAGGAATCAAAAATATGAGGATCGGCATTTGCATAAAAGAAGACTCAGAAACCAAGATAACAAAAATTAAAGCACCTGAGTTTCAATTTAACACCGATGTAGAGATTAAAGAAAATGAGCTGATATCCTTTGATGAACATCTAAGACTCATAATCGATAGAGAATAA